One window of the Sphaerochaeta associata genome contains the following:
- a CDS encoding glycine--tRNA ligase, producing MAEVTMDKIVSLCKRRGFIFQSSEIYGGLNGAYDYGPLGVQLKNNIRDFWWKEMTQIHDDIVGLDASILMHPRVWEASGHVSNFSDPMVDCKQCKSRFRADQIDLKGACPTCGTKDSFTEPRNFNLMFATHIGANADASSTIYLRPETAQGIYVDFKNVVSSSRVKIPFGIAQVGKSFRNEITTKNFIFRSCEFEQMEMQWFCKPGSDEHWFSYWREQRMAFYHKMGIKPSSLRWHQHGPDELAFYAKDAYDIQFLFPMGWQELEGVHSRTDYDLTQHQTFSGKEMTYLDPESNERYIPYVVETSAGLTRNVLMALSDAYDEEELEGGDVRTVLHFHPHLAPVTVAVLPLVKKDGIAEFASKLERELRDDFSTFYDVSGAIGRRYRRMDEIGTPYCVTVDYQTLEDQTVTLRLRDSMEQVRVAISDLVATIKQATKEYKRVER from the coding sequence ATGGCAGAAGTAACGATGGACAAGATTGTCTCTTTGTGCAAACGACGTGGATTCATTTTCCAGTCGAGCGAAATCTACGGCGGCTTGAACGGCGCGTATGACTACGGTCCACTGGGTGTACAGTTGAAGAACAACATCCGCGATTTCTGGTGGAAGGAGATGACCCAGATCCATGACGACATCGTAGGTTTGGATGCTTCCATTCTTATGCATCCCCGGGTTTGGGAGGCCAGCGGTCACGTCTCGAACTTCAGTGACCCGATGGTTGACTGCAAGCAGTGCAAGAGCCGCTTCCGTGCCGACCAGATCGACCTCAAGGGTGCATGCCCGACCTGTGGGACGAAGGACAGCTTCACCGAGCCGAGGAACTTCAACTTGATGTTCGCCACCCATATCGGGGCCAATGCCGATGCAAGCTCGACCATATACCTCCGCCCGGAGACCGCCCAGGGCATCTATGTGGATTTCAAGAACGTAGTCTCCTCCAGCCGGGTCAAGATTCCCTTCGGCATCGCCCAGGTCGGCAAGTCCTTCCGCAATGAGATCACCACCAAGAACTTCATTTTCCGTTCCTGCGAGTTCGAGCAGATGGAGATGCAGTGGTTCTGCAAGCCCGGCAGCGACGAGCACTGGTTCAGCTACTGGAGAGAACAGAGAATGGCGTTCTACCACAAGATGGGCATCAAGCCGAGCAGTCTTAGATGGCATCAGCATGGTCCGGATGAACTTGCCTTCTACGCCAAGGATGCCTACGACATCCAGTTCCTCTTCCCGATGGGATGGCAGGAGCTTGAAGGGGTTCACAGTCGCACCGACTACGACCTCACCCAGCACCAGACGTTCAGCGGCAAGGAGATGACCTACCTCGATCCCGAGTCCAACGAGCGGTACATTCCCTACGTGGTGGAGACTTCAGCAGGTCTTACCCGCAACGTGTTGATGGCCCTCAGTGATGCCTACGACGAAGAAGAGCTGGAAGGCGGCGATGTTCGCACGGTTCTTCACTTCCATCCCCACCTTGCTCCGGTCACCGTGGCTGTGCTGCCCCTGGTCAAGAAGGATGGCATCGCCGAGTTTGCTTCCAAGCTGGAACGCGAGCTCCGTGATGATTTTTCCACCTTCTACGATGTCAGTGGTGCCATCGGCAGACGCTATCGTCGCATGGACGAGATCGGAACCCCGTACTGCGTAACCGTGGATTACCAAACCCTTGAGGATCAGACGGTAACCTTGCGCCTTCGCGACAGCATGGAGCAAGTACGAGTCGCCATTTCGGACCTGGTAGCCACCATCAAGCAGGCAACCAAGGAGTACAAGCGGGTGGAGCGGTAA
- the gltX gene encoding glutamate--tRNA ligase has protein sequence MEVRVRYAPSPTGLQHIGGVRTALFNYFFARANSGKFILRVEDTDRERYSDESLQDLYDTLAWLGIAWDEGPIVGGPCGPYIQSERFDLYRSYAEQLVRDGKAYYCYCTPERLEAVRLKQQEEKSEVQGYDRHCRNLSEAERAEYEMQGIKPVIRLKVPTDGKTTFHDVLMGDITRRNRDVSPDPILLKSDGFPTYHLANVIDDHLMGITHIMRAQEWIPSGPLHILLYEAFGWEPPMYCHLPMVMGKDGQKLSKRHGSTSVRDFKEKGYLPEALMNYVSMVGWSYDGQREFFSKQDLEQVFSLEKINKAPGVFDYKKLDWFNGQYIRQKSDEELLALLLPYMTKAGFVSAPLSSDQESMLLNLTKVVKERLKVLGDVVDLTRFLFEEPTYEDVNLFAAKGVELAVAVSALDRAFEILKQGFEAGESHATTEQKLTDLAGEMGLKVNGVFMPLRVALTGSTVSLPLFDSIGLLGQEVTCARIENALALLKREVR, from the coding sequence CGGTACAGCGATGAATCCTTGCAGGATTTGTACGACACCCTTGCCTGGCTGGGTATTGCTTGGGATGAAGGGCCCATCGTGGGAGGCCCCTGCGGCCCGTATATCCAGAGTGAGCGATTTGATTTGTATCGCAGCTATGCCGAGCAGCTTGTGCGTGACGGTAAAGCATATTATTGCTATTGCACCCCCGAGCGTTTGGAAGCGGTCCGCCTCAAGCAGCAGGAAGAGAAGAGCGAAGTGCAGGGGTATGACCGGCATTGCCGCAACCTGAGCGAGGCTGAACGAGCTGAATATGAAATGCAGGGAATCAAGCCGGTAATCCGACTCAAGGTTCCCACCGACGGCAAGACCACCTTCCATGATGTGCTGATGGGCGACATCACCCGGCGCAACCGCGATGTCAGTCCTGATCCCATCCTGCTTAAGAGCGACGGTTTTCCCACCTACCATCTTGCGAACGTCATTGACGATCATCTGATGGGCATCACCCATATCATGCGCGCACAGGAGTGGATTCCCTCAGGCCCACTTCACATCCTGCTCTACGAAGCATTCGGATGGGAGCCTCCAATGTACTGTCACCTGCCGATGGTGATGGGCAAGGATGGCCAGAAACTTTCAAAACGCCACGGTTCAACCTCGGTTCGGGACTTCAAGGAAAAAGGCTACCTGCCTGAAGCGTTGATGAACTATGTGAGCATGGTCGGTTGGTCCTATGACGGACAGCGGGAGTTCTTCAGCAAGCAAGATTTGGAACAGGTATTCAGCCTGGAAAAGATCAACAAGGCTCCAGGTGTCTTCGACTATAAGAAGCTGGACTGGTTCAACGGTCAGTATATCCGACAAAAGAGCGACGAAGAGCTGTTGGCTCTGTTGCTTCCCTATATGACAAAGGCAGGCTTTGTTTCTGCTCCTCTGTCCAGTGATCAAGAATCCATGCTGCTCAATCTCACCAAGGTGGTGAAGGAGCGGCTCAAGGTTCTTGGTGATGTGGTGGATTTGACGCGGTTCCTCTTTGAGGAGCCGACCTACGAGGATGTGAATCTGTTTGCCGCCAAGGGTGTAGAGCTCGCTGTTGCTGTATCGGCTCTCGATCGTGCCTTTGAGATCCTCAAACAGGGTTTTGAGGCGGGAGAGAGCCATGCGACTACCGAACAGAAGCTTACCGATTTGGCCGGTGAGATGGGCTTGAAGGTCAACGGGGTGTTCATGCCCCTGCGGGTGGCACTGACCGGGAGCACCGTCAGTCTTCCCTTGTTTGATTCCATTGGCCTGCTTGGGCAGGAAGTGACATGTGCACGCATTGAAAACGCATTGGCTTTACTGAAGAGAGAGGTACGATAA